Genomic DNA from Mus caroli chromosome 8, CAROLI_EIJ_v1.1, whole genome shotgun sequence:
AGCTTTAGGGGGATGCAGAGCTCCTGGGTACCCATACTTAGGTGCATATGCATATCGctgtacacagaaacacacacataatttaaaaagcaattattattattatcactattattaatttattattaaactCACAGTTCTGGTCACTCGACAGCAGGTTCTAGGAACTGTTTAGTTAAGGTCACATCACTGGCAAATGGCATTAGTGTGGGAACTCACCCAGGAAGAAATCTTATTTCTTGGCAAGATAGCAGCAAGGCAGACAGGTTCAGGGGACAGGcttgcctttctttcctcttctttcttatgATGATCTACTGTATTTGGAACCAATCAGGGTCCCAAAAGAACCACATTGACTCTTAAAACTGGCCACGAAGATCAAATCAACATCTACTGGGCCCCACCACTGagagctgtttgtttgcttgtttgttttatacaaTCTCAGCACTGCCAACCTGGGATTGAGTTTCGCAGTGcatcattgtcttagtcagggtttctattcctgcacaaatatgaccaagaagcaagttggggaggaaagggtttattcagcttacacttccacattgctgttcatcaccaaggaagtcaggactggaactcaagcaggtcaggatgcaggaactgatgcagaagtcatggagggatgttacttactggctNNNNNNNNNNNNNNNNNNNNNNNNNNNNNNNNNNNNNNNNNNNNNNNNNNNNNNNNNNNNNNNNNNNNNNNNNNNNNNNNNNNNNNNNNNNNNNNNNNNNaactccagctgtgtcaagttgatacaaaactagccagtacaattgaccccttgtcaacttgacacacaaacacatcactagtaagcctcaacccttacattcttattcatctccaagatctaaataactttaaaagtcccacagtctttatatattcttaaaatttcaatctctttaaaatattcctcTCTTGTAAAACCCAAAGCCTTTTTGcaattaaaagtctctttaaCTGTaagctccactaaaatagttttttccttcaagagagaaaaatatcagggcacagtcacatcaaaagcaaaaattaaactccaactgtccaatgtctgggatccaactcacaatcttctgagctcctccaagggcttaggttacttctccagccctgtactttgtagcacacatcttgtcttctaggctccagctgcctgtacttcactgctgctgctgttctcggTGTTCATcttatggtactggcatctccaaaatgctgctgtcttccactgtaactaggcttcaccaatagcctctcataggctctcttcatggtgccaagcctcaactccttggCATGACCCCTTCATCCTGGGTCATCaaatgcaactgaggctgcaccttcaccaacgTCCTTCCGTGACCTCTCACAGTGTCGAGTCTCAGTCACTCTTCATGACCCCATCATGCctccaaaaccagtaccacctgggtgactcttacacattaccaagtcctgctgcagcacgaaataaaaccttggttatctctggaacacagcctctgtgctctcagaaaacactttccagaagatttcacctcaatgatgctggtctcttgttaatcaccgctaatttcttagctccagctaaccagcaccaacagtcccagtaatacaaaggttttactttagtagttctggtatcttgttaatcacagatgattcttcagccccagctaaccagaaccacagaatcttcacaatccaaaatagcaatggccctgaaaagagtctttaattttccctctgaaatttcacaagccagggctccatcttctgcactgttctcaaacattatcttccaagctcctacacaacctCTGACAGAGCACTTAACAGGgaatggatcttctagctcaaagttccaaagtccttccacagtcctcccccaaacatggtcaggttgtcacaggaataccccactatgctggtaccaatttgtcttagtcagggtttctattcctgcacaaacatcatgaccaagaagcaagttggggaggaaaaggtttattcagcttacagttccacattgctgttcatcactaaaggaagtcaggactggaactcaagcacggcaggaagcaggagctgatgcagaggccatggagggatgttctttactggcttgcctcccctggcttgctcagcctgctctcttatagaacctaagactaccagcccagagatggcaccacccacaaggggcctttcccccttgatcactaattgagaaaatgccttacagttggatctcatggaggcatttcctcaaatgaaactcctttctctgtgataactccagctgtgtcaagttgacacaaaactagctagtgcAATCATCTTAGGGCCAGGAGTGGGGTAGAAGGAGGTGTACACAGAACCACGCACATATGCCAAAGCTGAAAGCTATACTAGCCTGGCCTGTGGCCGCTTAGATTCGCGCTTGTTGAGTGTCACACCACTGAAAGAAGCATTTCCCCCCTGGAGAGTGACTGTCCAGATCTGGACTCATGGTGGGCTTTCGGAGCTGTGCCGAGCAGAAAGGCACACAGCCCTTTGTTTTCAAAGTGCGCCCAGTGGGCTGGACTCCACtgcctgtttgtttcctttccacAACTATACTGTCTGAGCAGAAGAATGCCATGATGGTCCTCAGAAATGGTGGCTTGGGcatttttgcctgcctgcatgtctgagTACCATTCATATGCCCATGGAGTTTATGTTACAACTCATAAAAGTACCCTGGAGTAAATTCCTGAAACTATCTGCAAAAAGTATCCCAACGTTTACGCTGATGAAAATGAAATCTATCATCAAGTATTCattttgaatagaaaaaaaaaaaaaggtcttccaCTAAATATGGAAATCGTCAGGCTGCATAGTAGGTGGTATAAGGACCAAACaggaaagttccagaaagaaagataaaaataatgtattcaaaGCGAATGTGGTTGACATTTCGAAGTATCTCCTTTGGGTTTTATGCATGGTGCCACCGAGGTGTTCACACTGTGTTcgtataaaattttaattttctcttgccTTCAATGTGGGCCATGCTTAAGTTAACAATAAACAAAAGTATCTACACAGGAAAAAGCATTTATGTGCTTAGAGGTAATGCTGGGAGAGATAACAGAGCCAGTGGCAAGAGTCCTCCAGTCTCTCAGTCTGGAAGAAATAGCCATTATAAGGACGTCTCATGGAAGGGTGCCAGCATTGGTCGTATGTACTGTGAAGCACAAGGCCATAATTCAGCCAGCTTCACATCACGGAGAAGTCAAGAGACGACGTGACGACAAATACAATGGAGATAACTAGAGAATATCCTGACTAATGATGGGTCCATTAAGTTGGTGACCCTGACATGGCTGGACACACAGTGTGAATTTAATCAGCTCACCCACCCCATGTGTCTCCATCATCAGTGCCCATAGCATAGCCTTGGGCTGCTTGGTCCAAacacttccttctctcttctattGTATGGTGGCTTGAACACGGCTGGCTGTTTTCTTTCGCATCTCCAGTGATCTGAACTTGGAGTGTGACTGGCAGATGGTTAATAGCAACCGTTAtcttcttctctccatcctttccaTCAACAGACTGTCTTCCCAGCCCAGAGCAGGATTAAACAGGTAAGAAGTAAACCTCTTTGTTAAGAAGAGGGAAGTTTGACAGGCCATGGAGGCAGGCACTCAAAaccccagaactctggaggtggaggcaggaagataaaaAGTTGGGGATGAGCCTCGGCTACATAgcgaattcaaggccagtctggattgCTCTAGAACTAATTTCAAAACCAAACATACAGAGAGGAGCTTAAAGCCAGGATCCTTAGTTTGAAgttcaaaaacaaacagatgacgacaacaacaacagcgTCAACAAGTTTGACAGACTGTTTAGTTGAAAAATTCCACACATGATCAAGAAAAccttaaaaattttattattttattacaaaagAAGTTGTTcgtggacaaaacaaacaaacaaacaaaaacccaaaaacaaaacaacaaaaaaccctaaaagaatGTTAGAAATCAAACTATAAAACACATCCCAGAACCATTATCATGacacaatctcaaaaaaaatcattatttttttcactCAAAAACCTGAGAAAAGTAGAATATGCCTGAAATTTGTGTGCCTCCCACCCACCACCTTAAGGTGTTTTGGGTATGTGCCGCAAGAGTCATTAATTAGATTCACATTGTGAGGAAGGAAATAAGAGGGGAAGTCAGACAGAAATTAGTATTTTTGCTTAAGAAGTAAACACACTGACCGGAGTTCAGCATGTTTCTCAGCAAATCCCTGGAATTATGGATTAAGAGGCAAGGAGTGAACAGTCACAAATGCCTCCAGGGGGCCAGCAAGTTAAGAAACCTTTGTGCTTCTCTGATGTAGAAGAGGCGATTTGGAAATTTACAGCATGATTTTTGAAACCATACGTGGATTCCATAATTCCCACTGCTCATAAAGTCCAGACTCCTTGATCTAGCTCTGCCCACCTCTTACCACATGTTATGTCCTCCCAACTCTTTCTGCCAACTCTCAGAAGATGCCAGGTCTCCGACTCACGGGGCATTGGTCCCAGCTTGTTCCTCTGTTCTGGTTTCTCATCCACACTGGTGTGTGATGTCACAGTCTCCTCCCCATTTACATGCTGAAGTCTAACTTCCACTACCCAGAATGTGACCTTATATTTACATACTTAtgtgtttgtttagagacagggccTTACTATGGCTAGCCCAGAAatctctatgtagactaggctagcctcacgTTTCAGATCTGCCTGCTGGAATCCAGGCATGCACCATCCCATTGAGCCTTTAGGTGGGTGCTGaggacttgaactctggtcctcgtATCCCCACAGGaaatactttaccaactgagccatgtctccagctctacTTTGCTGGGTTTAGGGGTTACACATCTGAAATTTCTCTCCTTAATCCCTAAAGGCGTCACAGCAGTCCTTTCGAATGAATATCAAGATACAGCTGTGGAGCCGTCCTCACTTTGCTGCAAAGGCAGAAGCTTGGGAAATGATGACAAAAACCAACTCATGACAGGGTTTGAAGTGGCAAGCCTTCACTTTGGACAAGAACACTCATCACAcagagggggttggggagggggggagagagggaggaaggaagggagggagagagagacagacagacagacagagagagagagacagagacagagatacagagacagaagcagagacggagatacacagagacagagatgggtggcagggatagacacagagacagagttaggggaagggagAGCTATAGAGCTATCCTGGAAATCGTAGAGTTATGTTTCCTTTCTATTTATCAGAATACTTATTACTAAGCATTGGGTAATCTATTACCCAATGTAAACTCATGATTCTCATGATGTTGTAACAAACTaagtgttgtttctttttctagtgaaatagaagcaaggAGCAAACACTCAACAGTGTCTCCAGTGTGTTTCCAGATTCACAGAACTCCCTTAAAGGCTTGCACATCACCGAAGTTCTGCTGCCTTTACCAGAATCTGGTCTGTAACCTACCGTTGTCTTTACTCACTCTGTACTTCACCGGGATGATCTCTGCAGTGATCTTTCTGCACGGACTTAAACTTGTATTGAGCATGCGGACTTAGCCTTGTATTGAGCATGCGCTCTGGCAAGCGTGGAACCCTCACTGTGCATCCTCTTACGTCTTCCCGCCTGAATTTTAGAACCACAGAGGAGTGCCCCAGTGGCTGGCACAGGAGTGGTTCcagtgatggggggggggagcagaacTGCAACCTTAGCTGGCAGAGGGTCTCTGGTTTCATCTCAAGGGTACTTAGACTTGGGTTAACAAGCTAGACAGTACACCTTCTTAGAACTGTGATGTGCAATTCTAAGGGCTGTGATAATAGCTAGAGGCCACGTCTCTGCCATTCCGGGGATGCTATATTGGAAATCCACATGGTAATTGACtagactgtttaaaaaaaaaaaagtgttccagATGACAGTGGTTTCGATTCCTTTGGTCCATTGCTATATAGCCAGTGCTAAGTAGCATTTTCTGGACGCCCGGCACATATTTGTGAATTGAGTAATGATTTTATTCAAAGTATCTCATTATCAGTAAGATAAATTAGATGTCCATTTTAAAAAGGGGTTCACTCTGAGTGTGTCTTCAGTTTCTCCCGTTTCCCAAGATGTACTCATAGAGAGATTTACACACACCCTGCTTAAATACCGATTGTCCTAACTCTCCTGAAGAGATCCCTATCCACACACCCAGGGAGATCCTGTAGGATGTCCATTCTgcagataaaatgaaaaatgcaatcCCTGagaatatattctaattttaCTATAACGCAAATGGTACTCTTCTCACAGACTACCAAAAAGactgtatttttctatattgatTAATTTTccacagagatgtgtgtgtgtctgcatgcgcatgagtatgtgtgtgtgcatcatcaAAGAGCCAAGAAATATTTTGTGACTATGTGGATCAGTACCATGTGGATGTTCTGAGTCATATTTATATCTCTGATCTACAGTGACATTTCATCAAGGGCGTAAGAACACGGTCCTATTCATCCTATGTTTTATGAGCTCAAGGGCCTGGAAAATTGCAAATAGTACCTATGTCTAAGGGAGCCCCAGGGGCTCAaactagttgtgtgtgtgtgtgtgtgtgtctggtgagGGGGCAGTGCTGTGATGTTTCCCAGATTCGTGGTTCCTGATGACATGACCAATATGCGTTTGTAGGGAAAGACGTTATGAGTACTTTAAGagtgtaatcccagaatttgtaAGGCTGAGCGAGGAGGATCCTGActtcaaggcagcctgggcttGAGATGGTCTGTGTTTTCCTAGTGTGAGTATTGACCTGAATTTGGAATATATATGAATCTCATTGGCATCTAGGAAGTAATATATGTCAGTAGCTCAGAGTTTATTTTGAAATCATCACTAAATATGGATGCTTCTCAACTTGTAAGGTGCCTGACCCCCATAAACACATTTACCAGTGGAAGCACTGTATCCTAAAATCGCTATTGATATACCTAGTTTAGAGAAAGTTAGAGTGTAGCAACTGGGACATTGCAGGGCTTGGGTTGTTTCACAGGATGGCCCTGTGGTTGACTGGGAGATGAAAAGGTCTGCCATTGCCCAACATGGCAACAAAGTATTATACTGCTTAGTGCTAGTCCAGGAAAAGTCCCACATTCAGAATTTGCCGTATGCTTTCTACTGAGTCCTTGTTGCTTTTGTACCATTGCATAATTGGAAAATTGTAAGTAAACGATTGTTAGGTTCAGGACCATCTGTAGTGATATCTCAGGCTCTGGGCGTGGATGAGAGCacccaaagagaagaaaaaaaaaaaaacacccaaacatataaaatgagaaaataagagGGTTGGAGACGGGGTGCCTGGAAACACCATAATTTAGGAGGCTGGCAGCAAAAGAAGAGCCAGCCAAGAAGCAGAACGGGACAGAACGATATCACAGAAGCCCAGCGGGGGATGGGAAGTGCAGACTGCACCAGGGAACCACGAGCAGACAAGGATGGGAACCGGCACATTCGGAAGATTACGAATGGGAAGCACATAGAAATATCCATAGGTCTATTTCTGAGGTTAAAATTGTGGGACTCcacctccgtgtgtgtgtgtgtgtgtgtgtgtgtgtgtgtgtgtgtgtgtgtgtacagttatGTACATGGTGGATGTAAATAAGATAGATTCCTGTCTTTGCTTACTTTAAGAAAATACTACCAATTGATCTACATCTTCaaccttgtttctttttaaacaaggtttcctgatgtagcccaggcttgccttgaactcagacttcCTCGGCCTggcaaatgctgggattgcagatgccTGCTACCACGCTCAAcaactcttattttctttcaacttctctatgttttctgacttccatataATGTTACATTTGTATTAAAATGTTCTTAATGGGATCTGGCAtaatggttcaacagttaagaggaCACACAACTCTTGCAGCGGACTCAGGTTCAGGTTCTATTACCCAAATGGAAATTCACAGCCATCCACagttcagttccaggagatctgcaTCCTTTTTTGACCTCCAGGAACACACAAAATGCACATGCCTACAGgcaaaacatgcatgcacacaaaataaaaataaaacctttttttctttaaaaaaaaaaaggatttatttatttatttttacatatgtgactacactgtggctgtcttcagacataccagcagagggcagcagatcccactacagatggttgtgagccatcaagtggtttgctgggaattgaactcaggacctctggaagaacagcctgggctcttaaccgctgagccatctctccagcccctaaaccaACCTTTTAAAATGCTATTGAAGTATAAAACAAATGCGCTGAGAAAGTCTGGACTATTCTGTACGAACTCAGAGAAAAGAGCAAGGAATTgtggattaaaaaatatttgaccCTCTATGTGCTGGGTCCCCGGCTAATGACAAATTAGGAATGTGAGAATGACTGTGACATTCTGCAAATTAAGGAAGACTGTTGGCTTGCAAGGGGGCGGGGATAATAGGCACTTGAGCTCGTAACACATGAGGCTAGCTGGTAGTCTGCTACCACATTAAACTGATTTCACGTGTGTCTTCTAACCAAGATGGCCTTTATTCTGTAAGCTCCAGATGAGTTTCTGAGGGGCAGAGAGGACAAGAGTTGGGCTTTAAGGGAAGAAAATTTCTGCTTGATTTGGATAACCATGTGTCTATTGATGTGGAGGAACCCAAGGGAGGTGACTGGGCATGGTGCTCAGGAACTGCCATGATCGATCTCATCTGGAGACCCTAGGGGGTTGCATGGACCTGTAACTAGGCTGTGATTGATTGTGACTGGATGTGTACTGATAggactggatggatggattgcTAGACGGTGTGGGAAAGAAGGAAtcaagaactgaaaaaaaaaaatttaacagtCCAAGAAAACTTTTTGTTGCTGGTTAAAGACCCCGCATAAGTAGGGCATTGCTCTTTCTGAAACAGTGAGATTGGGGTGCACTTAGAGCGGGCAGGGCTATTTCCTGATGGAGAATCTAGTGAAGCCAATCATCAGGAAAGCACGGAGACAGGATGCTCCCTGTGCCTGGCAACGGGCTTTCCAGGACTAGCCTCTGTTCACGGATACAGGGCCTTAGGATGCCTCTTAGAGATTTGTGGGCCTGGTCCTCTCTGGCTCCCCTGAGTTTTCATCTCTGAGGAAGCTCCTATCATAGATACCAGGGAAGAGACATCGGTTGGCCCCACCAGACCTCATTGTTTCTGTTGTTCCTTCGGCCTGCACATAAAGGATGCTGAACGGAGATAAGAAGCTCAGAAAGAAGGCATGTGGATGGGGACCGGAGGAGCTATTTATGTAGGCCTTTCCTCTCCCTGTtctagagaagagaagacaatggGTTGCACACCGATTAAAATAAACAGAGATAGCACAGGCCCATAATTCCAGGATTCAAGAGCTAAGGCAGGAACATTGTTAGTTCCCAGACAGCTTGGAAAACAGTTCTGGTTCACCTAGACTTCCTAAGAtgatcctgtctagaaaaaatagacacacacacaaacaaacaagcaaaaataaaaaacagcaacagcacagaaaacaacaacaacaacaaaaggggctgcagagatgggggaagggggcttgttgagcaagccatgagaagttgagttcaaatccccaataCTCTTGAAAAGCCAGGTCTGGCTCTGTGCCCACCTCATTCCAGTGCTGTGGCTGGCAGAGACATGAAGATTGCTGGAGTGGCTGGCTACCAGCctagttctaggttcagtgagaaaccctgtctccaatcAACACCGTGGAGAAGGGCTGAGCAGGacactctggcctctgtgagtacacatgaacacatgtaccatactcacccatacacacacaaagccagaAAATAATGACCTGTGGTTATTAGGCTTTTAACTTAGGTGCCTGGTGGGTAAAGACTTACAACTACCATGCAGTTTGTATATCCCTGTGGTTACtgatatatgaaatataaatgcaAGGAGTGTGCAGTGCTATTATGGGAGAAATAAAGGACACTGTGTGCAGGAGGGATCTATTTTGAGGCCACAAGACAGGGTCCTTAATCTCACTGATCTCCTTCTACAAGGGCATGCATACTTTCCTTTATCCCTGTCTGTGGAATCCACTAATTCTATGGCAAAGAGGAGGTAGaattatttttcagatttttacaCATAGATAGTGACAGTCTCCTAGTGTGGGACTTTCCCCAGTGGCTAGAGAAGGCAGGTAGGTGGTGGGCTGaggaaactgtaagccaggcaaGACGCAGGTGTAACTAAACGAGGCGGAATACTTTTAAAGTTAAGTGACCAAACAGCAAGTGGTTCCAAGCGAGCTGGCCTAGTAGAGCCCATAGGCCGCTGCACCTGTCATAGGTACTGGGCCCTCTTCTTGCATTCAGTATTGTCTCCAGGGAACAGCACAGAGGACAGCAGCCAAGGATGTCCAACCAATAAGGACAGCCAAATTTGAACTCCGCTAGGAGTTAACAAGCAGCCTTTCCCAGGTCCAGTCCCAATCAAGACAGTTTAAGTTCAAGTAACTCAAACCCTTGCATTTTGCAGGAACGAAAAGGGCTATGGCAAAGACATGAAGTAACTTTGGAGAGTGACTTACTAGGGGAAGGCCTTCCTAACCATCCTAGCTTCCAGGCTGGCCCTTCAACCCCCCTCAAATCCCCCTGTTCCCCAGTAGGAGATCCAATAAAGTAGGGGCACAAGTAATGCTGTCTTTTCAGCTGACTTCGTTCCTTACATTCCTTTGCAGCGGGCGACTTTCCAAGATGAGTTTGTATATGCAGCCTGAGCACAGCGGTTCTGAACACTTAAGCCACAGGTCGGGAAGGGTCCCCAGGCTTCCGGGGCTCTCTCTGGTCTATCTCCACCCTTCAGGTAGGAATATAGAGTCAGgtcatctccttccttccctatggCCACCTGGTGGCCAGCTCCCAAACCAGCGCCCGGCCCGCCACTTCTGGAGCCCCACAGTCCCAGCGTGGCCCCGGTGAAAAGCGCGCGCCCTTTGGCGCGATCCCCACGCTCACACGCGCTGCCGCTTGTTGCTCCCCGCAGCCGCGACGTGGGGAAGTGAAAATGAAATTGACTTTTCCGAGAAATGATGAAAGCCGCGCCGGCCGCCAATGAACAGCGGCGGCGAACTTCCGCACCTCCGGGCTGGCGGCTGgagccctccctctgcctccacctccgggTTGCACAAGCTTGAAACAAACACTGGGGAGGAAgggcggggagggaggagggcggagggggagcgagggagggagcgGGGCCGGgagagggcgggggtgggggggatttcCAGCCTCGGCTC
This window encodes:
- the LOC110300817 gene encoding uncharacterized protein LOC110300817: MEMKARQLNNRRSKTKTCATRRWRQREGSSRQPGGAEVRRRCSLAAGAAFIISRKSQFHFHFPTSRLRGATSGSACERGDRAKGRALFTGATLGLWGSRSGGPGAGLGAGHQVAIGKEGDDLTLYSYLKGGDRPERAPEAWGPFPTCGLSVQNRCAQAAYTNSSWKVARCKGMHVHFVCSWRSKKDADLLELNCGWLSRAIQTGLEFAM